ATCAGCTTCACCGACATGAGGTCGGAAAGCGAGAAGTGCAGGCCGACCCCGAACATCAGCAGGATGACGCCGATCTCCGCCAGCTGCGGCGCCAGGTGCTGGTCGGCGACGAAGCCCGGTGTGAACGGGCCCAGCAGCACGCCGGCCAGCAGATAGCCCACCAGCGGGGACACGCGCAGGCGGGTGGCGATGGCGCCCAGGACAAAGGCGCAGCCAAGGCCGCCGACGATGGTGGCGATCAGGGGGGTCTCATGCATCATGGGCGGGCGGGGGCCTCCGGTGTGTCGTGGTTTTGGGGACGGGGAACCCATCCCGCGCGCACCCTAGCAGGGTGCGGCGTCCCGTCCCACCCCACAGGTCACACCCCCCATGACGGTTTCATGATTTTTGAGTGTTTATGCGTGGCCCTCAATCGCCGGGCGCGGCCATCCGGCCGCTGGGCTGATCCCCGCTCTTCGGTCCGCGTCGCTTCCCGAACAGCTCCGGCGCCCGCAGTCGCGGTCTACAGGGACAGGCGGCAAAGCCGCATGTCCCTGGTTCAGCTTCCCGTCTCGGCACCCAGCTTGGCGACGTTGTCATCGGAATTGCGGTCGATCAGCTTGTTGTAGGGGTCGATGCCCACAAAGCCCGGCTTCCTGTCCACCACCAGCTCGATGGTCTGATCGCCGTCATGGATGGGCTGCTTGGCCAGGTGGATGACATCGCCGTCGGCGAAATCGCCCTTGCCGGGTTCCTTCAGGAACAGGCCGACATCAATGGGCAGGCTGAAGGGCTGGGGCGTTTCCTTGCCCTGGCCGTCGGCCTCCAGTTTGCCGGCGTGGATGTCCAGGCGGACCTTGAAGCGCCCGTCGGGCAGCGCTTCGGCGCTGGAACCGGTGACCTTCAGGTCATACAGGACGATCCGGGTCAGCATGTCGTCGATCAGGCCCGACCATTGGGGTCCTGCCTCCGCCTTCAGGGCGTCCACCAGGTCGGTGGACAGGGCGTAGCGGTCGGTGCGGGCCTTGCCCTCGCGCAGCAGGCGGGCCAGCGCCCGGTTCACCACGTCCTCGCCCAGGTAATCCTTCAGGGCGTACATCACCACTGCCCCCTTGCGATAATGGATGTAGGGCTGGTCCTCCACCCGGTTCAGCGGCAATTCCTCCAGTTCCTCATGCCCGCGGCTGGAGAGGTAGCGGTCCAGCTCATACTTCAGGAACTTGCGGATCTGGTTGGGGCCGTACTGATGCTCCATCACCATCAGCGACGTGTACTGGGCCAGCGTCTCCACCAGCAGGGTGTTGCCCTGGACGTTGGCCGCCTCCAGCTGGTGCCCCCACCATTGGTGGGCGACCTCGTGCGCGGTCACATAGAACACGCTGTCGATCTTGGTCTTGTCGCGGTTGTCCTCGATGAAACCCATGCCTTCGGAGAAGGGCACGGTGTTGGGGAAGCTCTGGGCGAAGCGGGCGTAATCGGGAAATTCCAGGATGCGCACCTGGCGATGCTGATACGGACCGAACGCCGTGGAGCAATAAGCCAGCGATTGCTTCATGGACGTCATCATGCGGTCCACGTTCCAGACGTGGGGCGCGTGGTAATAGACGGCCAGGTCCACCGGCTTGCCGTCCGTCCCGCCCGTCCAGCTGTCATGGGCGACGGCATAGCGCGCGGACAGCCATGAGACGAAGTAGGGGATGGGTGCGTCGCTGGCGTAATGGAAATAGCGACGCTCCTGGCCCGTGGCGTCCATGGCCGTCCATTCGCGTTCCAGATATCCCGGCGCCACCGCCGTTTGGTCCGGGTCGGTGGAAATGGTGGTGTCGAAGTCGATCAGGTTGGCCTGCGGCCCCAGGTCCGACACCGCCCATTGGCTGCTGTCCTCCAGCTTGGGCTCACGATCGATGGGCGGCAGGTGGTGCTTGCGGCGCCTGAACTTGTCCTGGAGCATGGCTTGCCGGCTGAAGCCCACCGTGGGCAGGGCGCTCCAGTTGTTGATGAAGCTGCCATTGCCCACCACCATGGGGGCGTTGGCGTCGTTGGTGAAGCCGGGGTGGCGCTGGCTGACGGCGAAGTCCAGGCGCAGCCGGCCGCCGGGCGCCAGCGGTTGGTCCAGGGTGAAGATGCGGTAGTGAAGGCGTTGGTCGTCCGTCGTCAGGTGTCCGCCCTCCAGTGCCATGCTCTCCAGGTCGGTGTCCGTCGGCATGACCACATGCACCTGGGTCAGCGGCTGGCCGGTCCGGTTTTCCAGGATGTAATGGCCATGGGCGTCATATCCCTGGACGGCGGGGTGCAGGTCCATGGCCACCGAGACGGCGACGATGCGCGGCTGGGGCAGGGTCTCATACTGGCGGTAGGCATTCTCGTAATCGACCTGAAGGGCCTCGCGCTCATCCTGGGTGCGGAACTGGTTCAAATGGTGGGTGTTCCAGGCGGTCCACCCGCCGCTGCCGGCGAAAACCAGCACCAGCAGGCAGGCCAGCGCCGCCATCGGCCGGGTCCAGCCGGTGGCCAGCGCCCGGCGGCGATCCCGCCAGGTCAGCGCGCGCCCACGCGGCCAGATCAGGTGGGCCAGCACCAGCAACAGGCCGGCCGCCGCCCCCCAATAGACATCGAACCAAATGTGGGCCAGCAGGAAATGACCGTAGCCGTTCATGTCCGACAGGGGCAGGTTGGGGGCGGTCCCATAGACCAGCAGCTTGTCCTCCAGCCCCAGGCTGCCGGCCTTCATCTGGAAGACGACGTACAGCACCATGACGGCATAGCCGACGAACTTGTTGGGCGACAGCACCTGCACGAACAGGGTCAGCGCCAACAGGATCAGCGTGTCGGGCAGCGCCGTGCCCAGCAGGGACACGAGGTATAGGCCGGGTTCCAACGGCACCGGGCCGCGGGCCAGTTGCACCGCCGCTGCCGGGACGATGGCCACCAGCCACAGGCCGGCCAGCACCAGGGCGATGGCCAGGTATTTTGAGACTGTGAACACCCAGCCGGGGGCCGGCGTGGCGCCCAGGATTTCCGCCACGTTGGCCTGGCGGTCCCGCCACACCAGTTCACCGCTGTAATAACCGGCGATGGCGAAAGGCGCGATGCTGAAGGCACCCAGGATGGCGGTCACCATTTCCCGTGTCACGGGGTAGGAGGTGACGTCGTAATTGCTCTTCAGCAGCAGCAGGGTGGCCGTCAGGTTCATCAGGCTCACGGCCAGCAGGATCAGGAAGCTGGGGCTGCGGACGGTGGCCGTCGCCTCGAACTGCAGCCGGACGCGCAGCATGGACCAGAGCGTCGCGGCCGTCAGCGCCGTCGCCACCGGCCGCAGGGGTGGCGGGGCGGTTCGTGTTTCCGTGGCGGCGGGTGCCCCGGTGCGCCGCGGGCCCCGCCGTAGCGCCCAGGCGTCGCCGACCAGGCCCAGGACGATCAACCCCAGGGACACGGCGATCCAGATCAGGCGGTTGGCCAGCAGGGCCCCGGTCAATGGCGGCAACAGGCCGTTGCGCTCCACCACCGTCCAATAGCGGGTGACGACCTGCAGGGTCGCGATGCCGAACGGGTCCAGATAGCTCATCAAGGGGCGCAGGCCGGGGTCGGACAGGGCGCGGCTGATGACCAGATAGGCCACCAGCAGGGCGATCATGGCGATGTATGTCGCCATCTGCCGCCGGGTGAAGGCGGCGACGGCGAAGAACAGGGCCCCCGTCACCGCCATGTCGGGCAGGCCGAACACGCCCAGGGCGTAGAGATAATCCCAGGGGCGGAAGGCGCCGAAATGCTCCGGATCCACCCACCAGGCGAGGCGCCCGACGATAGTGCCCCATTGGCAGGCGCTGATGGCCACTGCGCAGGCGATGAAGGCGCCCGCCAGCCGCGCGGCCAGCAGCAGGGGACGCGGTACCGATGTGGCACCGATCAGG
The DNA window shown above is from Azospirillaceae bacterium and carries:
- a CDS encoding M1 family aminopeptidase, giving the protein MTAPRLFARIAWFELRYQLRQPALLINFALFFLLTFLATTVDQIQIGGRSSGVHMDAPFTILMVTSILSLFAMGIPLRGLTDPVLRDDDTGMAGLIGATSVPRPLLLAARLAGAFIACAVAISACQWGTIVGRLAWWVDPEHFGAFRPWDYLYALGVFGLPDMAVTGALFFAVAAFTRRQMATYIAMIALLVAYLVISRALSDPGLRPLMSYLDPFGIATLQVVTRYWTVVERNGLLPPLTGALLANRLIWIAVSLGLIVLGLVGDAWALRRGPRRTGAPAATETRTAPPPLRPVATALTAATLWSMLRVRLQFEATATVRSPSFLILLAVSLMNLTATLLLLKSNYDVTSYPVTREMVTAILGAFSIAPFAIAGYYSGELVWRDRQANVAEILGATPAPGWVFTVSKYLAIALVLAGLWLVAIVPAAAVQLARGPVPLEPGLYLVSLLGTALPDTLILLALTLFVQVLSPNKFVGYAVMVLYVVFQMKAGSLGLEDKLLVYGTAPNLPLSDMNGYGHFLLAHIWFDVYWGAAAGLLLVLAHLIWPRGRALTWRDRRRALATGWTRPMAALACLLVLVFAGSGGWTAWNTHHLNQFRTQDEREALQVDYENAYRQYETLPQPRIVAVSVAMDLHPAVQGYDAHGHYILENRTGQPLTQVHVVMPTDTDLESMALEGGHLTTDDQRLHYRIFTLDQPLAPGGRLRLDFAVSQRHPGFTNDANAPMVVGNGSFINNWSALPTVGFSRQAMLQDKFRRRKHHLPPIDREPKLEDSSQWAVSDLGPQANLIDFDTTISTDPDQTAVAPGYLEREWTAMDATGQERRYFHYASDAPIPYFVSWLSARYAVAHDSWTGGTDGKPVDLAVYYHAPHVWNVDRMMTSMKQSLAYCSTAFGPYQHRQVRILEFPDYARFAQSFPNTVPFSEGMGFIEDNRDKTKIDSVFYVTAHEVAHQWWGHQLEAANVQGNTLLVETLAQYTSLMVMEHQYGPNQIRKFLKYELDRYLSSRGHEELEELPLNRVEDQPYIHYRKGAVVMYALKDYLGEDVVNRALARLLREGKARTDRYALSTDLVDALKAEAGPQWSGLIDDMLTRIVLYDLKVTGSSAEALPDGRFKVRLDIHAGKLEADGQGKETPQPFSLPIDVGLFLKEPGKGDFADGDVIHLAKQPIHDGDQTIELVVDRKPGFVGIDPYNKLIDRNSDDNVAKLGAETGS